One genomic segment of Nitratidesulfovibrio sp. includes these proteins:
- a CDS encoding branched-chain amino acid ABC transporter permease encodes MEEFFQQLTNGLAVGGIYALIALGYTMVYGVLKLINFAHGDLFTIGAYLGFTLFTAFGLAGWVSGPGGVLLVLVMVMGLVALIGFLLERVAYRPLRSSSRLSAVVSALGASIFFQNAVMLIYGAKFQVYPNDIRPSYVLSIMGIDVPLVRLMMIAASLALMLALYWFTQRTRIGAAIRATAIDQGAAKLMGIDVNRVISLVFMIGPALGGVAGVMVGLYYGQVDFTMGWVYGLKAFTAAILGGIGNIPGAMVGGLLLGVIEALGAAYISIAWKDAIAFLVLILILIIRPTGLLGERVADKI; translated from the coding sequence ATGGAAGAATTCTTTCAGCAGTTGACCAACGGTCTTGCGGTGGGGGGCATCTACGCGCTCATCGCGCTGGGTTACACCATGGTCTATGGTGTGCTCAAACTCATAAATTTCGCGCATGGCGACCTGTTCACCATCGGGGCCTACCTTGGCTTCACGCTGTTCACCGCCTTCGGTCTTGCGGGCTGGGTGTCCGGGCCGGGCGGCGTGCTGCTGGTGCTGGTCATGGTCATGGGGCTTGTGGCGCTGATCGGCTTTCTGCTCGAACGCGTGGCCTACCGCCCCCTGCGCTCTTCCAGCCGCCTTTCCGCCGTGGTTTCGGCGCTGGGCGCCTCCATCTTTTTCCAGAACGCGGTCATGCTCATCTACGGGGCCAAGTTCCAAGTCTACCCCAACGACATCCGGCCCAGCTACGTGCTGTCCATCATGGGCATCGACGTGCCGCTGGTGCGCCTGATGATGATCGCCGCCTCGCTGGCCCTGATGCTGGCGCTGTACTGGTTCACCCAGCGCACCCGCATCGGCGCGGCCATTCGGGCCACGGCCATTGATCAGGGCGCGGCCAAGCTCATGGGTATCGACGTCAACCGCGTGATCTCGCTGGTGTTCATGATCGGCCCCGCCCTTGGCGGCGTGGCCGGGGTGATGGTGGGCCTGTACTACGGCCAGGTGGACTTCACCATGGGCTGGGTTTACGGGCTGAAGGCCTTCACCGCCGCCATCCTGGGCGGCATCGGCAACATTCCCGGCGCCATGGTGGGCGGCCTTCTGCTGGGCGTCATCGAGGCGCTGGGCGCGGCCTACATCTCCATCGCGTGGAAGGACGCCATCGCGTTCCTGGTGCTCATCCTCATCCTGATCATCCGGCCCACGGGCCTGCTCGGCGAAAGGGTGGCCGACAAGATATGA
- a CDS encoding branched-chain amino acid ABC transporter permease, protein MTVSRTTSYAGLAVVVAVLPLLLDPYWTDVFVSIGLYSVLALSLNIILGQAGLFHMGHAAFYAVGAYVTAIANTMWGVPVLWAMPFAGLAAALFAMVVARPIIHLRGDYLLIVTIGIVEIVRIALINNVFGLTGGANGIFGISRPTVFGFKIAKPMHFYYLVWAYVACSILLFRRLENSRFGRALNYIKEDDTAAEGSGVHTASYKLWAFVLGAFWAGMTGTIYAAKMTIISPESFSFWESVVLFAIVILGGGSNRGVLLGAFLLIGLPEFFREFASARMLAFGLAMVVMMIFRPQGMLPPMPRFYKLPERIRCITGKGGDAATAQAGGGA, encoded by the coding sequence ATGACGGTGTCGCGCACCACGAGCTACGCGGGCCTCGCGGTGGTGGTGGCAGTGCTGCCCCTGCTGCTGGACCCCTACTGGACCGACGTGTTCGTCAGCATCGGCCTGTATTCCGTGCTGGCCCTTTCGCTGAACATCATCCTGGGCCAGGCCGGGCTGTTCCACATGGGCCATGCGGCGTTCTACGCCGTGGGCGCCTACGTGACGGCCATCGCCAACACGATGTGGGGCGTGCCGGTGCTGTGGGCCATGCCCTTTGCAGGCTTGGCCGCCGCGCTGTTCGCCATGGTGGTGGCGCGGCCCATCATCCACCTGCGTGGCGACTACCTGCTCATCGTGACCATCGGCATCGTCGAGATCGTGCGCATCGCGCTGATCAACAACGTGTTCGGGCTTACCGGCGGGGCCAACGGCATCTTCGGCATATCGCGGCCCACCGTGTTCGGGTTCAAGATCGCAAAGCCCATGCATTTCTACTATCTGGTCTGGGCGTACGTGGCCTGTTCCATCCTGCTGTTCCGCAGGCTGGAGAATTCGCGCTTCGGCCGCGCGCTCAACTACATCAAGGAAGACGACACCGCCGCCGAGGGCAGCGGGGTGCACACCGCCTCGTACAAGTTGTGGGCCTTCGTGCTGGGCGCCTTCTGGGCGGGCATGACTGGTACCATCTACGCGGCCAAGATGACCATCATCTCTCCGGAATCGTTCTCGTTCTGGGAGTCTGTGGTGCTTTTCGCCATCGTCATCCTGGGCGGCGGGTCCAACCGGGGCGTGCTGCTGGGGGCGTTCCTGCTCATCGGGTTGCCGGAATTCTTCCGTGAATTCGCCAGCGCCCGCATGCTGGCCTTTGGCCTGGCCATGGTGGTGATGATGATCTTCCGGCCGCAGGGCATGCTGCCGCCCATGCCGCGCTTCTACAAGCTGCCGGAGCGCATCCGCTGCATAACCGGCAAGGGCGGGGACGCGGCCACCGCGCAGGCGGGGGGTGGGGCATGA
- a CDS encoding ABC transporter ATP-binding protein, with amino-acid sequence MSLLALRNLTKTFGGLVAVNNVTFDVAEGSIVGLIGPNGAGKTTVFNLITGNYKPDSGDIFFDGRTIKGLPTHRIVQQGIARTFQTIRLFQNMSVIENVLAGCHCRMQSGMLAAMLRTPAQRAEEQRALLRATRELEFVGLADEHANLAKNLSYGNQRLLEIARALATDPRFIILDEPAGGMNDQETAALIDTIRAIRDRGITVLLIEHDMSLVMKVCEKLVVLEYGALLAEGVPAAIKDDPRVIEAYLGVDTDD; translated from the coding sequence ATGAGCCTGCTTGCGCTGCGCAACCTGACCAAGACCTTCGGCGGCCTGGTTGCCGTGAACAACGTGACGTTCGACGTGGCCGAAGGGTCCATCGTCGGGCTCATCGGTCCCAACGGGGCGGGCAAGACCACGGTGTTCAACCTGATCACCGGTAACTACAAGCCCGATTCCGGCGACATATTCTTCGATGGCCGCACCATCAAGGGGTTGCCCACCCACCGCATCGTGCAGCAGGGCATTGCCCGCACCTTTCAGACCATCCGGCTGTTCCAGAACATGTCGGTCATCGAGAACGTGCTGGCGGGTTGCCACTGCCGCATGCAGTCGGGCATGCTGGCGGCCATGCTGCGCACCCCGGCCCAGCGGGCGGAAGAGCAACGCGCCCTTTTGCGGGCCACGCGCGAACTGGAGTTCGTGGGGCTGGCCGACGAACACGCCAACCTGGCCAAGAACCTGTCGTACGGCAACCAGCGCCTGCTGGAGATTGCCCGTGCCCTCGCCACCGACCCGCGCTTCATCATTCTGGATGAACCCGCCGGGGGCATGAACGACCAGGAAACGGCTGCGCTCATCGACACCATTCGCGCCATCCGCGACCGGGGCATCACCGTGCTGCTCATCGAGCACGACATGAGCCTGGTCATGAAGGTGTGCGAGAAGCTGGTGGTGCTGGAATACGGGGCGCTGCTGGCCGAGGGCGTGCCTGCGGCCATCAAGGACGATCCGCGCGTGATCGAGGCGTATCTTGGTGTTGATACAGATGATTAG
- a CDS encoding ABC transporter ATP-binding protein has product MFLELRDLHVKYGNVEALHGINVHVDEGEIVTILGANGAGKTTTLMSISGLVQPSQGGIYFKGKALHEMPSHAVVREGITQSPEGRRVFGTLTVLENLNLGAFTSNDKARIRTTRDWIFELFPRLLERKDQLAGTLSGGEQQMLAIGRALMGDPKVLLLDEPSLGLAPILVKSIFETVRAINKTGMTVVLVEQNARAALKLATRGYVLEVGRVVMEDSAANLLANTDVQDAYLGGSGH; this is encoded by the coding sequence ATGTTTCTGGAATTGCGCGACCTGCATGTGAAATACGGCAACGTCGAGGCCCTGCACGGCATCAACGTGCATGTGGACGAAGGCGAGATCGTGACCATTCTTGGCGCCAACGGCGCGGGCAAGACCACCACGCTGATGTCCATCAGCGGGCTGGTGCAGCCCAGTCAGGGCGGCATCTACTTCAAGGGCAAGGCCCTGCACGAGATGCCCAGCCATGCCGTGGTGCGCGAGGGCATTACCCAGTCGCCCGAGGGGCGGCGGGTGTTCGGCACCCTGACCGTGCTGGAAAACCTGAACCTTGGCGCCTTCACCAGCAACGACAAGGCCCGTATCCGCACGACGCGGGACTGGATATTCGAGCTGTTTCCCCGCCTGCTGGAGCGCAAGGACCAGCTTGCGGGCACCCTGTCCGGCGGCGAGCAGCAGATGCTGGCCATCGGCCGCGCCCTCATGGGCGACCCCAAGGTGCTGCTGCTGGATGAACCCTCGCTGGGGCTGGCCCCCATCCTGGTGAAGTCCATCTTCGAGACCGTGCGCGCCATCAACAAGACCGGCATGACCGTGGTGCTGGTGGAGCAGAACGCCCGCGCCGCGCTGAAGCTGGCCACGCGCGGCTACGTGCTGGAAGTGGGCCGGGTGGTCATGGAGGATTCGGCGGCGAACCTGCTGGCCAATACGGATGTGCAGGATGCGTACCTTGGTGGCTCCGGCCATTAG
- a CDS encoding response regulator: protein MTTATATPLPSATVLIVDDAAPNRALLLLLLRDTPLRCMEADSGHAALRIFREHPVDLVLMDVVMPDMDGTDTVRAMREEERLLGRAPVPIVALTAHDRHEDLLRCTDAGCNGLLTKPITRQDLMDTIAAHLAG, encoded by the coding sequence ATGACCACCGCCACTGCCACCCCGCTGCCGTCCGCCACGGTGCTCATCGTCGATGACGCCGCCCCCAACCGTGCCCTGCTGCTGCTTCTGCTGCGCGACACGCCGCTGCGCTGCATGGAGGCCGATTCCGGCCACGCGGCACTGCGCATCTTTCGGGAACACCCCGTGGACCTCGTGCTGATGGACGTGGTGATGCCCGACATGGACGGCACGGATACCGTGCGCGCCATGCGCGAGGAAGAACGCCTGCTGGGCCGCGCCCCGGTGCCCATCGTGGCCCTGACCGCCCACGACAGGCACGAGGACCTGCTCCGCTGCACCGACGCGGGCTGCAACGGCCTGCTCACCAAGCCCATCACCCGCCAGGACCTCATGGACACCATCGCCGCCCATCTGGCGGGGTGA
- the purT gene encoding formate-dependent phosphoribosylglycinamide formyltransferase: MVTIGTPNTPSATRILLLGSGELGREVALEAMRLGVEVIAVDRYPNAPAMQVAHRSHVVSMLDGAALRKIIESERPHCIVPEIEAIATETLLELEKEGFRVVPTARAARLTMDREGIRRLAAEELGLPTSPYRFAETEVEYRDAVAAVGLPCVVKPVMSSSGKGQSTVRTEADVMKAWEYAQTGGRAGGGKVIVEGFVDFDYEITQLTVRHAGGTTFCDPIGHLQKDGDYRESWQPQPMSQAALAEARCMAEAVTGALGGWGIFGVELFIKGDKVYFSEVSPRPHDTGLVTLISQNLSEFALHARAILGLPVPALRQNGPAASCVVLAEGDSTSPSFHGIEAALAEPDTGLCLFGKPEVHGKRRMGVALALGASIEDARAKARRAAAAVQVEL; this comes from the coding sequence ATGGTCACCATCGGCACCCCCAACACCCCCTCCGCAACCCGCATCCTGCTGCTCGGCTCCGGCGAACTGGGCCGCGAAGTGGCCCTGGAGGCCATGCGGCTTGGCGTGGAGGTGATTGCCGTTGACCGCTACCCCAATGCGCCCGCCATGCAGGTGGCTCACCGCAGCCACGTGGTGTCCATGCTGGACGGTGCGGCCCTGCGCAAGATCATCGAGTCGGAACGTCCCCACTGCATCGTGCCGGAAATCGAGGCCATCGCCACCGAAACCCTGCTGGAACTGGAGAAGGAGGGCTTTCGCGTGGTGCCCACGGCCCGCGCCGCCCGCCTGACCATGGACCGCGAGGGCATCCGCCGTCTGGCGGCGGAGGAACTGGGCCTGCCCACTTCTCCCTACCGCTTTGCCGAAACGGAAGTGGAATACCGCGATGCCGTGGCCGCCGTGGGCCTGCCCTGCGTGGTCAAGCCGGTGATGAGTTCGTCCGGCAAGGGGCAGAGCACCGTGCGCACCGAGGCAGACGTCATGAAGGCCTGGGAATACGCCCAGACCGGAGGGCGCGCGGGCGGCGGCAAGGTCATCGTGGAAGGCTTCGTGGACTTCGACTACGAGATCACCCAGCTTACCGTGCGCCACGCGGGCGGCACCACCTTCTGCGACCCCATCGGGCACTTGCAGAAGGACGGCGACTACCGCGAATCGTGGCAGCCCCAGCCCATGAGCCAGGCCGCCTTGGCCGAGGCCCGGTGCATGGCCGAGGCGGTTACCGGCGCCCTTGGCGGGTGGGGCATCTTTGGGGTGGAACTGTTCATCAAGGGTGACAAGGTATACTTCAGCGAGGTGTCGCCCCGCCCGCACGACACCGGGCTGGTGACGCTGATTTCGCAGAACCTCAGCGAATTCGCCCTGCATGCGCGGGCCATTCTGGGGCTGCCGGTGCCCGCGTTGCGCCAGAACGGCCCCGCGGCCTCGTGCGTGGTGCTGGCCGAAGGCGACAGCACCTCGCCCAGCTTCCATGGGATTGAGGCGGCACTGGCCGAGCCGGATACCGGGCTGTGCCTGTTCGGCAAGCCGGAGGTGCATGGCAAGCGCCGCATGGGCGTAGCCTTGGCCCTTGGCGCCAGCATAGAGGATGCCCGCGCAAAGGCCCGCCGCGCTGCCGCTGCCGTGCAGGTGGAACTGTAG
- the tgt gene encoding tRNA guanosine(34) transglycosylase Tgt, translating to MAPADAPASIPAEAPGTFRIHATDGAARTGVLHTAHGPVRTPIFMPVGTVGSVKAVAPDDLDAIGAEIILGNTYHLYLRPGDELVARRGGLHGFNAWKKPILTDSGGFQVFSLSALRKITEQGVEFRSHLDGSKHLFTPEKVVSIQRNLNSDIMMVLDECVPYGADKPYTEKSLGLTTRWAQRCRDAYPRGTAGNLLFGITQGGFFKDLRERSIGELTQIDFDGFALGGLSVGESKPEMMDILYHSAPLLPADKPRYLMGVGTPLDIINGIAAGVDMFDCVLPTRNARNGTLYTSLGKINIKRKEFAEDDGPLDPACNCYACRTFSRAYLRHLYVAKELLAFRLNSVHNLTHFLDVVRGARAAIAEGRFAAYKAGFEAIYPEEVVA from the coding sequence ATGGCCCCTGCCGACGCCCCGGCCTCCATCCCCGCCGAGGCCCCCGGCACCTTCCGCATCCACGCCACCGACGGCGCGGCCCGCACCGGCGTGCTGCACACCGCGCACGGCCCGGTGCGCACGCCCATCTTCATGCCCGTGGGCACCGTGGGCAGCGTGAAGGCCGTGGCCCCGGACGACCTGGACGCCATCGGGGCCGAGATCATTCTCGGCAACACCTACCACCTGTATCTGCGCCCCGGCGACGAACTGGTGGCCCGGCGCGGCGGTCTGCACGGCTTCAACGCCTGGAAGAAGCCCATCCTGACAGACAGCGGCGGCTTTCAGGTGTTCAGCCTGTCGGCCCTGCGCAAGATCACCGAGCAGGGGGTGGAGTTCCGTTCGCACCTCGACGGGTCCAAGCACCTGTTCACGCCGGAGAAGGTGGTGTCCATCCAGCGCAACCTGAATTCGGACATCATGATGGTGCTGGACGAGTGCGTGCCCTACGGCGCGGACAAGCCCTACACCGAAAAGTCACTGGGTCTCACCACCCGCTGGGCGCAACGCTGCCGCGACGCCTACCCCAGGGGCACGGCGGGCAACCTGCTGTTCGGCATCACCCAGGGGGGCTTTTTCAAGGATCTGCGCGAGCGCTCCATCGGCGAACTGACGCAGATCGACTTCGACGGCTTTGCGCTGGGCGGGCTTTCGGTGGGCGAATCCAAGCCGGAGATGATGGACATCCTGTACCACAGCGCGCCCCTGCTGCCTGCGGACAAGCCGCGCTACCTGATGGGCGTGGGCACCCCGCTGGACATCATCAACGGCATCGCCGCCGGGGTGGACATGTTCGACTGCGTGCTGCCCACCCGCAACGCGCGCAACGGCACGCTGTACACGTCGCTCGGCAAGATCAACATCAAGCGCAAGGAATTCGCCGAGGACGACGGCCCGCTGGACCCGGCGTGCAACTGCTACGCCTGCCGCACCTTTTCGCGCGCCTACCTGCGCCATCTGTACGTGGCCAAGGAGCTGCTGGCCTTCCGCCTGAACTCGGTGCACAACCTGACCCATTTTCTGGACGTGGTGCGCGGCGCGCGCGCGGCCATCGCCGAGGGACGCTTTGCTGCGTACAAGGCGGGGTTCGAGGCGATCTATCCGGAAGAGGTGGTGGCGTAG
- a CDS encoding diguanylate cyclase — MLLLATLSSLALVALGTFSYVRAKDVMLHGAESAMALQADTLANTIVSQYAGEYARAVASLRQDPRVVACLSGRPCDHQGLTASWSSFLRQRPEAFFVYFSDLSGHIRALYPPRDLPHDFNGSTRPWFVRAMRNPGVVGWSEPYAEIITGKTVVSTVATVDDPAGGKPLGVICLDITTDGLRNILSGVALPSGSGLLVLTADGHPVTATGLGTVLADRVDTTPLRNLARGTYAAHGTDKAIGGTLGDNAGNGATYLNVDGERVLTAVRAVPGPGWRLVLLVPQEELLRALAPIRYGTILAIGGMLILFALLFTVATAGASGRVSQLAEYMRSVARGDFTVRNLFTGRDEFGALNRHLNELVTTRRDAEAALRHAERQHRELVENAPIGIFRTTWDGTITVLNQHGAALLGFRDVPHARAVLDDSVIPLYAEPMDRLAMLDDLTAGEVVTGQRLRWYRRGGEAIWISLYARRTGTPEAPEVESFFLDVTDQVEDTLRLEQLATTDELTGVANRRHFMARLEDEAARSQRYGRPLSVLLLDADHFKAVNDTWGHEAGDMVLRHITDVMGLSLRENDLIGRLGGEEFGVLLPETALERALRTAERIRSAVEDAPVAVRDVWVGCTVSVGAAEYRGANDSLDDLIRRADQMLMRAKEGGRNRVCAQQATPTCAEGTGGAGSAGGGQDAA, encoded by the coding sequence TTGCTGCTACTTGCCACCCTTTCGTCCCTGGCGCTGGTCGCACTCGGGACGTTCTCCTACGTACGCGCCAAGGACGTCATGCTGCACGGGGCCGAATCGGCCATGGCCCTGCAGGCCGACACCCTGGCCAACACCATCGTCAGCCAGTACGCCGGTGAATACGCCCGCGCCGTGGCCAGCCTGCGCCAGGACCCGCGCGTGGTGGCCTGCCTTTCCGGACGGCCCTGCGACCATCAGGGGCTGACGGCCAGTTGGTCCAGCTTCCTGCGGCAGCGCCCCGAAGCATTTTTCGTCTACTTTTCCGACCTGTCCGGACACATCCGGGCCCTTTACCCCCCGCGCGACCTGCCCCACGACTTCAACGGCAGCACGCGGCCATGGTTCGTCCGGGCCATGCGCAACCCCGGCGTGGTGGGCTGGTCCGAGCCGTACGCGGAAATCATCACCGGCAAGACCGTGGTCAGCACCGTGGCCACCGTGGACGACCCGGCGGGCGGCAAGCCGCTGGGCGTGATATGCCTGGACATCACCACCGACGGCCTACGGAACATCCTTTCCGGCGTGGCCCTGCCCTCGGGCAGCGGGCTGCTGGTGCTTACCGCCGATGGACACCCCGTCACCGCCACCGGGTTGGGGACGGTGCTGGCCGACCGCGTGGACACCACCCCCCTGCGCAATCTGGCGCGCGGCACCTATGCGGCCCACGGCACGGACAAGGCCATCGGCGGCACCCTTGGCGACAATGCGGGCAACGGCGCCACGTATCTGAACGTGGACGGCGAACGGGTGCTGACCGCCGTGCGCGCCGTGCCGGGCCCCGGCTGGCGGCTGGTGCTGCTGGTGCCGCAGGAAGAACTGCTGCGTGCCCTGGCCCCCATCCGCTACGGCACCATCCTTGCCATCGGCGGCATGCTCATCCTGTTCGCACTGCTGTTCACGGTAGCGACTGCGGGAGCCTCCGGCCGGGTGAGCCAGCTTGCCGAGTACATGCGCAGCGTTGCGCGCGGCGACTTCACCGTGCGCAACCTGTTTACCGGCCGCGACGAATTCGGCGCGCTGAACCGCCACCTGAACGAACTGGTCACAACCCGCCGCGATGCGGAAGCCGCCCTGCGCCATGCCGAGCGCCAGCACCGTGAACTGGTGGAAAACGCGCCCATCGGCATCTTTCGCACCACGTGGGATGGCACCATCACCGTACTGAACCAGCACGGCGCGGCCCTGCTGGGCTTTCGCGACGTGCCCCACGCCCGTGCCGTGCTGGATGATTCCGTCATCCCCCTGTACGCCGAGCCCATGGACCGCCTGGCCATGCTGGACGACCTGACCGCCGGAGAGGTGGTGACCGGCCAACGGCTGCGCTGGTACCGGCGCGGTGGCGAGGCCATCTGGATATCGTTGTACGCACGGCGCACCGGCACGCCGGAAGCGCCGGAGGTGGAAAGCTTCTTCCTGGACGTGACCGACCAGGTGGAGGACACCCTGCGCCTGGAGCAGTTGGCCACCACCGACGAGCTGACCGGCGTGGCCAACCGCCGCCACTTCATGGCCCGGCTGGAGGACGAGGCGGCGCGCTCGCAACGCTATGGTCGCCCGCTTTCGGTGCTGCTGCTGGATGCCGACCACTTCAAGGCCGTCAACGATACCTGGGGGCACGAGGCAGGCGACATGGTGCTGCGCCACATCACCGACGTGATGGGTCTGTCCCTGCGGGAAAACGACCTTATCGGCCGCCTGGGGGGCGAGGAATTCGGCGTGCTGCTGCCGGAAACGGCGCTGGAGCGCGCCCTGCGCACGGCGGAACGCATCCGCTCTGCCGTGGAGGACGCCCCCGTGGCCGTGCGCGACGTGTGGGTGGGCTGCACCGTCAGCGTGGGCGCGGCGGAATACCGGGGGGCCAACGATTCGCTGGACGACCTGATCCGCCGTGCCGACCAGATGCTGATGCGCGCCAAGGAAGGGGGCCGCAACCGGGTATGCGCCCAGCAGGCCACGCCCACCTGTGCGGAAGGCACGGGCGGTGCAGGCTCTGCCGGGGGCGGACAGGACGCGGCCTGA
- a CDS encoding thioredoxin domain-containing protein, translated as MSNLSGKSTTPTGLHDTSKKGAASQAALIPAGNRLSASKSPYLLQHADNPVHWHPWGDEALQRARDEDRPLFVSIGYSTCHWCHVMAHESFEDDEVARLLNDAFVCVKVDREERPDIDAAYMVACQMLTGTGGWPLTIIALPDGRPFFAATYLPKHSQPGRIGLMDLVPRVLDVWRYKRDEVLDSADSIVEHVRRHAEAMLRPPADGRLPGAGTLHAACEAMASEFDAVNGGFGAAPKFPSPHNLLFLLRWARRNGYAVGQPGLAQAGSVPTGEQSGGAKALHMAAQTLGAIRSGGIHDHVGYGFHRYSTDARWLLPHFEKMLYDQAMLMLAYAEAWLATGDGAFRRTAEETAAYVLRDLTSSEGAFYSAEDADSELGGTRGEGLFYTFTLADIEAACAPLDARPGAGGGGGGGVPISEADPTYIPDADLTARAFGCTAYGNYEDEATRSRTGRNILHLPRAPGELAHELGLPPREVEERLEAARAALFDLRARRPRPHLDDKVLADWNGLAIAAMSRCAQAFDAPHLAEAAATAADFVLTRMATPEGRLLHRWRDGEAAVPGLLDDYAFMIWGLIELYGATGEVRWLRRALRLQEVQDTFFHDPEGGGYWMTPADGDALLVRRKEGHDGALPSGNAAALFNLLRLALLLGRPEYGERARGVLRAFATQVRHHPIGSTMFLCGVDFALSGGRSVIVAGEPDQPDTEAMLAAVRGTYAPTTVLHLRTTDNARDLAALVPFTAHLAPVEDRATAWLCENYACSPPITDPAELKARLLAVRPLAQG; from the coding sequence ATGTCCAACCTCTCCGGAAAGTCCACCACACCGACCGGGCTGCACGACACCTCCAAAAAGGGTGCCGCCAGTCAGGCGGCCTTGATCCCGGCAGGCAACCGCCTGTCCGCGTCCAAGAGTCCGTACCTGCTCCAGCACGCGGACAACCCCGTGCACTGGCACCCGTGGGGCGACGAGGCCCTGCAACGCGCCCGCGACGAGGACAGGCCGCTGTTCGTCAGCATCGGGTATTCCACCTGCCACTGGTGCCACGTCATGGCCCACGAATCGTTCGAGGACGACGAGGTGGCCCGCCTGCTCAACGACGCCTTCGTGTGCGTCAAGGTGGACCGCGAGGAGCGCCCGGACATCGATGCCGCCTACATGGTTGCCTGTCAGATGCTGACCGGCACCGGGGGCTGGCCGCTGACCATCATCGCCCTGCCCGACGGGCGGCCCTTCTTTGCCGCCACGTACCTGCCCAAGCATTCGCAGCCTGGCCGCATCGGGCTGATGGACCTGGTGCCGCGCGTGCTGGATGTGTGGCGCTACAAGCGCGACGAGGTGCTGGATTCCGCCGACAGCATCGTGGAGCACGTGCGCCGCCATGCCGAAGCCATGCTGCGCCCGCCCGCCGATGGCCGTTTGCCCGGCGCGGGCACCCTGCACGCCGCCTGCGAGGCCATGGCCTCGGAATTCGATGCGGTGAACGGCGGCTTCGGCGCGGCACCCAAGTTTCCTTCGCCGCACAACCTGCTGTTTCTGTTGCGCTGGGCGCGGCGCAATGGTTACGCCGTCGGGCAGCCGGGGCTGGCGCAGGCAGGTTCCGTGCCGACGGGAGAACAATCCGGCGGGGCCAAGGCGTTGCACATGGCCGCGCAGACCCTGGGGGCCATCCGGAGCGGCGGCATCCACGACCACGTGGGCTACGGTTTTCACCGCTACTCCACCGATGCCCGCTGGCTGCTGCCCCACTTCGAGAAGATGCTCTACGACCAGGCCATGCTGATGCTGGCCTACGCCGAGGCGTGGCTGGCCACCGGCGACGGTGCGTTCCGCCGCACGGCGGAAGAGACCGCCGCCTACGTCCTGCGCGACCTGACCTCGTCCGAGGGGGCCTTCTACAGCGCGGAGGACGCCGACAGCGAACTGGGCGGCACGCGCGGCGAGGGGCTGTTCTATACCTTCACCCTGGCGGACATCGAAGCGGCCTGCGCCCCGCTGGATGCGAGGCCGGGGGCGGGTGGTGGCGGCGGGGGCGGCGTCCCCATCTCCGAAGCGGACCCGACCTACATTCCCGACGCGGACCTGACGGCCCGGGCCTTCGGCTGCACGGCGTACGGCAATTACGAGGACGAGGCCACCCGCAGCCGCACCGGCCGCAACATCCTGCACTTGCCGCGCGCGCCGGGGGAACTGGCGCACGAACTCGGCCTGCCCCCGCGCGAGGTGGAAGAACGGCTGGAGGCGGCCCGTGCCGCCCTGTTCGACCTGCGCGCACGACGCCCGCGCCCCCATCTGGACGACAAGGTGCTGGCCGACTGGAACGGCCTGGCCATCGCCGCCATGTCACGCTGCGCCCAGGCCTTCGACGCGCCGCATCTGGCGGAAGCCGCAGCCACGGCGGCGGACTTCGTGCTTACGCGCATGGCCACCCCCGAAGGACGGCTGCTGCACCGCTGGCGCGATGGCGAGGCCGCCGTGCCCGGCCTGCTGGACGACTACGCCTTCATGATCTGGGGGCTCATCGAACTGTACGGCGCCACCGGAGAGGTCCGCTGGCTGCGCCGCGCCCTGCGCTTGCAAGAGGTGCAGGACACCTTTTTTCACGACCCGGAGGGCGGCGGGTACTGGATGACCCCGGCGGACGGCGACGCCCTGCTGGTGCGCCGCAAGGAAGGGCACGACGGCGCGCTGCCCTCGGGCAACGCCGCCGCGCTGTTCAACCTGCTGCGGCTGGCGCTGCTGCTGGGGCGGCCCGAATACGGCGAACGGGCGCGGGGCGTGCTGCGCGCCTTTGCCACGCAGGTGCGCCATCATCCCATCGGGTCCACCATGTTCCTGTGCGGCGTGGATTTCGCGCTCAGCGGCGGGCGCTCGGTGATCGTGGCGGGCGAGCCGGACCAGCCGGATACCGAAGCCATGCTGGCCGCCGTGCGGGGTACCTATGCGCCCACCACGGTGCTGCACCTGCGCACCACCGACAACGCGCGCGACCTTGCGGCACTGGTGCCGTTCACCGCGCACCTGGCCCCGGTGGAGGACCGCGCCACGGCCTGGCTGTGCGAGAACTACGCCTGTTCCCCGCCCATCACCGACCCGGCGGAGCTGAAGGCCCGCCTGCTGGCCGTACGCCCACTGGCGCAGGGGTAG